From Rhizophagus irregularis chromosome 9, complete sequence, the proteins below share one genomic window:
- a CDS encoding uncharacterized protein (SECRETED:cutsite_IFC-AS; SECRETED:prob_0.2464); SECRETED:SignalP(1-28), with protein MLPKSLRQASSILSSLVVALLIIDKIFCASEAYPASRELILAISPFVGDFRINFRKSSSEIFCLRFDHMVAIPMINTGPMNKKTAVKVKKGMTPEELSNDKLDMIRRSNFIEILLVDQVF; from the exons ATGTTGCCAAAATCATTACGGCAGGCTTCTTCGATATTATCAAGTCTTGTGGTCGCATTATTGATCATCGATAAAATTTTCTGCGCCTCAGAGGCATATCCAGCATCACGTGAATTGATTTTAGCGATTTCTCCG TTCGTTGGCgattttagaattaatttcCGCA AAAGTTCATCggaaattttttgtttgagaTTTGACCACATGGTAGCGATCCCTATGATTAACACTGGaccaatgaacaaaaaaaCAGCGGTTAAGGTCAAAAAAGGCATGACTCCCGAAGAGTTGAGCAATGACAAACTGGACATGATTAGGCGTAGTAATTTTATTGAGATTTTATTGGTGGATCAagttttttag